Proteins encoded by one window of Vanacampus margaritifer isolate UIUO_Vmar chromosome 17, RoL_Vmar_1.0, whole genome shotgun sequence:
- the fam135b gene encoding protein FAM135B isoform X3, whose amino-acid sequence MSEVQGTLEFSVELHKFHNVDLFQRGFYQVRTGLKVSPRVLHRLIVTTQDNAGECSFSSPAVYDGTAFSRIFQILYRNEDITVNDSMLFKVHLLLDGERVEEALSEVDFQLKLDLHFTDSEQQLADIVSVPLISSRTLNLHFHPQRGLHHHVPVMFDYFHLSVISVSIHASLVALHQPLISFARTGKGSWLGEGSPESAGDPAAISVENLVFGAGYCKPVISEGSFYVPSEDCLQRAHTWHRRLCRLLLSAHGGLSSYCTALMKEVPQMQQMPVETEVLPVEETLNQLAKELQLQEGREKVAEQISKDVGRRCAQLTTLWGRFLEAAVLNPHVLSYLAQEHHTLRVRRFSEAYFFTEHPKETSLIFQEELINKQGQIAGEVRCSDYLAKMPPLPVECLDIDGDWNSLPIIFEDRYVEFSQAELVPHVTSDDQTDSIANRTRQSSLRSKCFEVSQDPSDSDDCMDLTTYVSLIGKQANCRHSQDILPMEERTERPVADLQESKDISVEESCSSGLGKSADFDSCQPEVQKNGHVDLVPEDPIDLYDASKDNISQKSEDNFFDMSVPLNQFMDDEGEDAPVSTPAVSAHSVSSSSPGGLGKEAPHRGGPVISKIIKRSPSVISDSGIESEPSSVAWPVEAAPRGRPPLDFSGERQKAFRHPVLRSSLEGLQMESNGSIPSGGIQASLTSISSLPYEDEREQSHGGKLTKSVSAPQISSPDEEVHTSSSLHQHSDQVHFSLNSEQSESSVLDPSSMTNNSTEGTVSSEMSNHPQNVLETYESGSALDCEPAGGRPVKESPVMNCHEGNVNHHISGVSVSVEDVHLAPSEALPRSSGRKPSAHKSATDQQSVVNGDESQTLHQARFHNQESTTLVEPTNDGITSHVDHKAADDQTKPSKVPNSGLAFVNKKMVEVVNMSVSCAPTCLPFSSVLRDSPSMSGMSTRQTTSPITNQPLGSFGIVSSTLAGHLGMDQEANERMLSFFKAKEELFKGMSFQGGLYSDQPLLASDLPYFPPEEDDEEFDDGIHLVVCVHGLDGNSADLRLVKTFIELGLPGSRLDFLMSERNQTDTFADFDTMTDRLLDEIIQHVQLYNLTIGRISFIGHSLGNVIIRSVLTRPRFRCYLPRLHTFLSLSGPHLGTLYNNSTLVSTGLWLMQKLKKSGSLLQLTFRDHMDPRKTFLYLLSQKPGLQFFKNVVLVASPQDRYVPFHSARIEMCKTALKDKTTGPVYTEMINNLLQPLVEAKDCRLIRQNVFHALPNTANTLIGRAAHIAVLDSELFLEKFFLVAGLDYFK is encoded by the exons ATGTCTGAAGTCCAGGGAACTTTGGAGTTTTCCGTAGAGTTGCACAAATTCCATAATGTGGATCTTTTCCAGAGAGG GTTCTACCAGGTACGAACAGGGTTGAAGGTCTCCCCTCGCGTGCTCCACAGGTTAATAGTGACGACGCAAGATAATGCAG GCGAATGCAGCTTCAGCTCGCCGGCGGTGTACGACGGCACCGCGTTCAGCCGGATATTCCAGATCCTTTACAGGAACGAGGATATCACCGTCAACGACAGCATGCTCTTCAAAGTGCATCTGCTGCTGGATGGGGAGAGG GTGGAGGAGGCCCTCAGCGAGGTGGACTTCCAATTGAAGCTGGACCTTCACTTCACTGACAGCGAGCAACA GTTGGCCGACATAGTCTCGGTCCCGTTGATCAGCAGCCGTACCCTCAACCTCCACTTCCACCCGCAGCGAGGCTTGCATCATCACGTTCCCGTCATGTTCGACTACTTCCACCTGTCGGTCATTTCGGTCTCCATCCACGCCTCGCTGGTTGCCTTGCATCAGCCGCTGATCAG CTTTGCTCGCACAGGAAAGGGCTCCTGGCTGGGAGAAGGTTCGCCAGAGAGCGCCGGTGACCCGGCTGCCATCTCTGTGGAAAACCTCGTGTTCGGAGCAGGCTACTGCAAGCCCGTCATCTCCGAG GGGAGCTTTTATGTGCCCAGTGAGGACTGCCTGCAGAGAGCGCACACTTGGCACAGAAGACTTTGTCGCCTCCTGCTGTCCGCTCATGGCGGTCTCAGCAGCTACTGCACTGCTCTGATGAAGGAGGTGCCGCAGATGCAACAGATGCCAGTGGAGACAG AAGTCCTGCCTGTCGAAGAGACACTAAATCAGCTCGCAAAAGAGTTACAG CTGCAGGAGGGCCGCGAGAAGGTGGCCGAGCAGATCAGCAAGGACGTGGGCCGCCGTTGCGCGCAGCTGACCACCCTGTGGGGCCGCTTCCTGGAGGCGGCCGTGCTCAACCCCCACGTCCTGTCCTACCTGGCTCAGGAGCACCACACGCTCAGG GTGAGGAGGTTTTCGGAAGCGTACTTCTTCACGGAGCATCCCAAAGAGACATCGCTGATATTTCAGGAGGAGCT AATCAACAAACAGGGCCAGATTGCAGGAGAAGTGCGGTGTTCCGACTACTTGGCCAAAATGCCTCCTTTGCCTGTCGAGTGCCTGGACATTGATGGCGACTGGAACAGCCTTCCCATCATCTTTGAGGACAGATATGTGGAGTTTTCTCAAGCAG AGTTGGTCCCCCATGTGACGTCTGACGATCAGACCGACTCGATTGCCAACAGGACTCGCCAAAGTAGTCTAAGGTCCAAATGCTTTGAAGTATCCCAGGATCCTTCGGATAGTGACGACTGCATGGATTTGACCACGTACGTGTCGCTCATTGGAAAGCAGGCCAACTGTAGACATTCTCAGGATATTCTTCCTATGGAGGAAAGAACAGAACGACCAGTAGCAGATCTGCAGGAATCGAAGGACATCTCAGTTGAGGAAAGCTGTAGTTCAGGTCTAGGAAAATCTGCAGATTTTGATTCTTGTCAACCAGAAGTCCAAAAGAACGGTCATGTGGATCTTGTTCCAGAAGATCCCATCGACCTTTATGATGCCTCAAAGGACAACATTAGCCAAAAGAGTGAGGACAATTTCTTTGATATGTCTGTGCCATTAAATCAATTCATGGATGACGAAGGCGAGGATGCTCCGGTTAGCACCCCCGCGGTCTCGGCCCATTCCGTTTCATCGTCCTCACCCGGTGGTCTCGGAAAGGAGGCGCCCCATCGAGGAGGTCCCGTCATCTCCAAGATCATAAAGCGCTCGCCCTCTGTCATTTCAGACTCTGGGATCGAGAGCGAACCCAGCTCTGTGGCGTGGCCCGTCGAAGCGGCGCCACGAGGtcgaccacctttggatttctCCGGCGAACGTCAGAAAGCGTTTCGCCACCCGGTCCTTCGCAGCTCCTTGGAGGGCCTGCAGATGGAGAGCAACGGTAGCATTCCGAGCGGAGGGATTCAGGCCTCGTTGACGTCGATAAGCTCTTTGCCTTACGAGGACGAACGGGAGCAGAGCCACGGCGGCAAACTCACCAAATCCGTGTCCGCGCCGCAGATCAGTAGCCCCGACGAGGAAGTACACACCTCAAGTAGTTTACACCAACATTCCGATCAAGTCCACTTTTCTTTGAACTCGGAGCAGTCGGAATCATCGGTTTTAGACCCAAGTTCAATGACAAACAATAGCACTGAAGGGACTGTCAGTTCGGAAATGTCAAATCATCCGCAAAACGTTTTGGAGACCTACGAATCCGGCTCGGCGCTCGATTGCGAGCCTGCGGGGGGCCGTCCCGTCAAGGAGAGTCCTGTTATGAACTGCCATGAGGGGAATGTAAATCATCACATCAGCGGAGTGAGCGTCTCTGTGGAGGACGTGCATCTTGCGCCTTCGGAAGCACTTCCCCGCAGTAGTGGACGCAAGCCAAGTGCTCATAAAAGCGCAACGGACCAGCAGAGTGTCGTCAACGGCGATGAGAGCCAAACTCTCCACCAGGCTCGATTTCATAACCAGGAGTCCACAACACTTGTAGAACCGACAAATGATGGCATCACGTCGCACGTTGACCACAAAGCGGCAGACGATCAGACGAAACCTTCGAAGGTGCCCAACTCGGGTCTGGCCTTCGTCAATAAGAAGATGGTGGAGGTGGTGAACATGTCGGTGTCGTGCGCGCCAACCTGTCTGCCCTTTTCCTCCGTTCTGAGAGACTCCCCATCCATGAGCGGTATGTCCACTCGCCAGACGACCTCACCGATTACCAATCAACCCCTGGGATCGTTTGGTATCGTCTCCTCAACGTTGGCCGGCCATCTTGGAATGGATCAGGAAGCCAACGAACGCATGCTGag TTTCTTCAAAGCCAAAGAGGAGCTGTTTAAAGGGATGAGCTTCCAGGGCGGCCTCTACAGCGACCAACCTCTGCTGGCATCCGACCTGCCCTACTTCCCTCCcgaggaggacgacgaggagTTTGACGACGGAatccacctggtggtgtgtgtgCACGGACTGGATG GAAACAGCGCAGACCTTCGCCTGGTGAAGACGTTCATTGAGTTAGGCCTGCCGGGATCCCGGCTGGACTTCCTCATGTCTGAAAGAAACCAG ACTGACACCTTTGCTGATTTTGACACCATGACGGACAGATTGTTGGATGAGATTATTCAGCACGTCCAGTTGTACAATCTCACCATAGGCAGGATAAG CTTCATCGGTCACTCTCTGGGTAACGTCATCATCCGCTCGGTGCTGACGAGGCCTCGCTTCCGCTGCTATCTGCCCAGGCTGCATACCTTCCTCTCGCTGTCCGGCCCGCACTTGGGCACGCTGTACAACAACAGCACGCTGGTCAGCACAG GTCTGTGGTTAATGCAGAAACTGAAGAAATCAGGATCCTTGCTGCAGCTCACCTTCAGAGACCATATGGATCCGCGGAAAACATTCCTTTATCTCCTGAGTCAGAAACCGG GGCTCCAGTTCTTCAAGAATGTAGTGCTGGTGGCGTCTCCACAGGACCGTTATGTTCCGTTCCACTCTGCCCGAATAGAGATGTGCAAAACTGCTCTCAAAGACAAAACCACAG GTCCCGTCTACACGGAGATGATCAACAACCTTCTGCAGCCTCTCGTGGAGGCCAAAGATTGCCGGTTAATCCGCCAGAATGTTTTCCACGCTCTGCCCAACACGGCCAACACGCTGATCGGCCGAGCCGCTCACATTGCCGTCTTGGACTCTGAACTTTTCCTGGAGAAGTTCTTCCTGGTGGCGGGACTGGACTACTTCAAATAA